Proteins co-encoded in one Juglans regia cultivar Chandler chromosome 16, Walnut 2.0, whole genome shotgun sequence genomic window:
- the LOC108989777 gene encoding two-component response regulator ARR5-like gives MEGGNVVVSRRSNDGFGVSPYDPEEAHVLAVDDSLVDRKIIEKLLKISSCKVTAVDSGRRALQFLGLDEEKSSSVSFDGLKVDLIITDYCMPGMTGYELLKKIKESSTFREIPVVIMSSENVLARIDRCLEEGAEDFIMKPVKLSDVKRLKDYMMREVGFGSENNGGIDKRKLQESCDLNSSEPPVTSSTSPSQLPEPPSRSPISSPSVPSSIPTPLDSPIRRLKITNTG, from the exons ATGGAGGGGGGGAACGTTGTTGTTTCACGGCGAAGTAACGATGGTTTTGGTGTTTCGCCTTATGATCCCGAAGAAGCTCACGTTCTGGCCGTCGATGACAGCCTCGTTGATCGGAAGATCATCGAGAAGCTGCTTAAGATTTCTTCTTGCAAAG TAACGGCCGTGGATAGCGGAAGGAGAGCCCTGCAATTCTTGGGGCTGGACGAGGAGAAGAGCTCCTCTGTTTCTTTTGAT GGCTTGAAGGTGGATCTGATCATCACAGACTACTGTATGCCTGGAATGACCGGATACGAATTGCTCAAGAAAATCAAG GAATCCTCTACTTTCCGAGAGATACCTGTGGTGATAATGTCTTCCGAGAACGTCTTGGCTCGAATTGACCG ATGTTTGGAGGAAGGGGCGGAGGATTTCATAATGAAGCCGGTGAAGTTATCGGATGTGAAACGTTTGAAGGATTACATGATGAGAGAGGTTGGATTTGGAAGTGAGAATAACGGAGGAATTGACAAGAGAAAGCTACAAGAGAGTTGCGATCTGAATTCCTCAGAACCGCCCGTTACGTCCTCAACGTCGCCGTCGCAGTTACCAGAACCGCCGTCGCGGTCGCCTATATCATCGCCATCGGTACCTTCGTCTATCCCTACACCTTTGGATTCTCCGATTAGACGGCTTAAAATTACCAACACCGGATGA